One region of Vigna angularis cultivar LongXiaoDou No.4 chromosome 10, ASM1680809v1, whole genome shotgun sequence genomic DNA includes:
- the LOC108343858 gene encoding glutathione S-transferase U18: MAKDELKLLGGWFSPYALRVQIALNLKGVDYEVIEETLNPKSELLLKSNPVHKKIPVLLHADKPICESGIIVEYIDEVWTHAPSILPQNAYDRANARFWVAYIDDKWLPPMRNILIAEDDEAKKPHFEIVEEAAGRLEEVLKKSSSEGKAFFGGDTIGFIDIGFGSFLSWTRVIEKINGRKLLDETKHPSLVQWAETFAAHPAVNGFLPEIDKLIEFSKILKLKLAAAK; this comes from the exons ATGGCTAAAGACGAGTTGAAGCTTTTGGGTGGGTGGTTCAGTCCTTATGCCCTAAGGGTGCAGATTGCCCTTAACCTGAAGGGTGTAGATTACGAGGTTATTGAAGAGACCTTGAATCCCAAAAGTGAACTTCTTCTTAAGTCCAATCCTGTGCACAAGAAAATTCCAGTTCTTCTCCATGCAGATAAACCCATATGCGAATCTGGAATCATAGTCGAATACATCGATGAAGTTTGGACCCATGCTCCCTCCATCCTTCCACAAAATGCCTATGATCGAGCTAATGCCAGATTTTGGGTTGCTTACATCGATGACAAG TGGCTTCCGCCCATGAGAAATATTCTGATAGCTGAAGATGATGAGGCAAAAAAGCCACACTTTGAGATAGTAGAGGAGGCAGCAGGGAGGTTGGAAGAAGTGCTAAAGAAGAGCAGTAGTGAAGGGAAGGCATTTTTTGGAGGAGATACGATTGGATTCATTGATATTGGTTTTGGTAGCTTTCTGAGTTGGACGAGAGTGATAGAGAAGATAAATGGAAGAAAATTGCTGGATGAAACCAAGCACCCAAGTTTGGTACAGTGGGCTGAAACATTTGCTGCTCATCCTGCTGTCAATGGCTTTCTACCAGAAATTGACAAGCTTATTGAATTTTCCAAGATTTTAAAGCTAAAGTTAGCTGCTGCAAAGTAA